The Sulfurihydrogenibium sp. genome segment TTGCTATTTTGCAGGACTTACAGAATTAAATGGAAAGTATTACTTTGTAAATTTAGACGATTCTGTAGAATCTTTAATGCTTGCAAACAACTTGTTTAAAGAAGAGTTAGAAAAATCTCCTGAAAATCCTTTTATAGACTTCTTTACCGAGTACTTATTAAGAATAAAAAAATCGCAAGCTAAATACACCTTGTCAAATATAAACTTCTTAGAAACAGAATTTAAAGAAACACTTCCAAAAGTTTTTAGCTTTAACATCGATTATAAAACTGCTGAATTCATAGAAGAAAACCATGAAAATCTTAAGTCATTGTCGAAATCATTTTTTATATTACCAGATAAAACAAGAGTTTATATTCTAACCGAGTTTTTAAACTTGATTTTGAAGAAAGATTTAAACTATGGGCTTTTATATAAAATCTTTAAAAGTGCCACACAAGATAAAGCTTATGTCAGTAATTATAATTTACAAAGGTTAATAATTATGTATCTTCTTTATAAACAAAAAGTTGGAGGTAAAGAGATGGGCTTAGAAGAAAAAAGTTTATGGGCTATGTACATGCAAGGGAAAAATCTTCTTGAAAGGCTAAAAGAAAGGGATGCAGAAAACAAAATCCAATCTATAGCATATAAGCTTTTAAATGCTTTAAAGATTGGAGATGTAAACCAGTTTATGGATGTGATGATGAGAGTTCACATGGCATATGATTTAGAAGTTCCGGGACTTTTAATAAAAGCACTGCAGGATAAAGATAACTTTTATCTCCTTGGATACAGCTTTTTAAATGGACTACTTGGAAAAGAAAATAAATTACAGGAGGATAACCAATGAAAGGTTTAACTTTAACAGTAATCTTTGAAGCTTCAAGCTTAAACTATGGTGAAACTGTCGGGAACATTTCAGAGCTAAAAAAACTTACAAGAGATGGCGAAGTATACACCTACATGTCAAGACAGGCTTTAAGGTACGAAGTTTTCAGAAAATTAAGAGAGCTTTACAACGTAGATGCTGATAAAGAAGTTCCGTTATCAGATGAAAAAGGAACAATCCAGTTTAAACCAACCGCAAACATAAAAGATTATGTAGAAGTTGACCTATTTGGTTACATGAAAACTGATAAAGGTAAGGGTTCTTTGACAAGGTCAGCGGTTGTTAGATTTTCTCCTGCTATATCATTATCTCCAATGGCTTTTGATGTAGAGTTTGGAGCTAATCATGACTTTGCAAAAAGAGCAAAAACAGACCCTAATCCATTTCAGTTTGAAGTTCACAGTTCTTTGTATACCTATACAGTAGCAATAGACTTAGACAGAGTAGGAGTAGACCCAAACGACGGCTTAGAGTTAGATGGCACTGAAAAAGCAAGAAGAGTAAATATGGTTCTTGATGCTTTAAAAATCTTAGATAGAGAGATTAAAGGAAGAACAGAAAATTTAAGTCCATTGTTTGTAATTGGTGGACTTTATCCTGTTAAAAATCCGTTCTTCCTTGGAAGGATAAAAGTAAACTACGATAGAAATCAAAGAAAGTACAGCTTAAACACAAAAGAAATAGAATCTGTTCTTGGCTTAAAGCTAAATGGTAATTCTGTAAAAGATTATACTTCTTGCGGGCTTGTAGAGGGCTTTTGGGCAAATGAAGACCACATTATACAAAATCTAAACGGAAAAACTATTAGCGATTTCTTTGAAGAATTAAAATCTAAGGTAAATCAGCACTATAACGTGAGACGTGAGACGTGAAACGTGAAACGTTGTTTATAGGAGTTGAATTATGAGGGTTTTAAGAGTAAAACTATATCAAGAGTTTGCATGCTATAGAAAGCCTATGACTTATGGATTTTGGGAGACCTACCCTCTCCCGCCGCTGTCAACCGTTAAAGGATTTTTTCATAATGTAGTAGAGGCAAAAGAGTATATACCGGCAAGATACGGCATTCAAGGAAAGTTTAAATCTGTTGTTCTTGACATGCAAAGCATGTATAAGTTTGGTAGAAAAGATTCAGAAAACAAAGGAGTTTATATAGAAGGTTTTAACAAGCCACTTTTAAAATCTCCAATATACGTATCTAATCTTTACGCAGTTGAGCTTACAATCTATATAGAGTCTAAATTAGAGCATTTAGAAAAGTTTAGAGAAAATCTTTTAAATCTTGAGTATCCATCACTCGGAAGAAAAGAAGACCTTGTAAGAGTTGACTCAGTAGATATGGTAGAGCTTACAGAAAGGGATTTGTTTGAAGACAGCTATTACATAAAAAATGGAATTTATTTTTCAAAAGAAAAAGCAAAAGAGCTTGAAGTAAATGGAATAAACTACAGAATGAATTTTTACTATGAAAGTAAAAACGGCATGAGATTTTTTAAGAAAAAGGACGTTGTGTATGTTGATAATAAAAATTTAGAATTTGGAAGCATTCTATATGATAAAGAAGAGGATAAAGTTGTTGATTTAATCGGAGATTAACATGAATCAGTATATAGCCAAATTATCAGGAAATATCAAACAAACACTACAAGAACACACAGAAAAGCTTTTAGAGAATTTTGAGATTTTAAAAAAATACATTCAATTAGACGAAGAAACAGAAAAGGCCGTTTACTTAGCTTGCTTATTTCATGATATTGGGAAAGCATCAAAAGAATTCCAAGCAAAAATAACAAAACAAAAACCACAACCAAAGCAAGAAATACCGCACAATCTTCTATCTGCAGTAATTTTTTACTTTCTTAGAAGGTATTTCAAAGACAATCCAGACTTATTCAGAAAAATCCAGTATGCTGTAGCATACCACCATGACAGGTACGATGCAGATGTTGACAAATCAAAGCCGATTTTAGAAGATTTTGTCGTTAGAGTAGAAAACGACCTAAAAGATTGGATATTAGAAAAACTAAAAATCTACGAAATTACCCAGCTAAACATTGATAAATCAAAACTGATTGACGGATTACGTTCTGCATTAGGATTTAAAAAGCAGATTTTAAGAAATGAAAATCTTCTAAAAGATAAAAAAACAATCCTTATAAAAGGCTTACTTCACAGATTAGACCATGCAGCAAGTGCAGATGTAGAAGTAGAAAAAGGTTTAATAGAAGATTATCAAAGTGTATTTATCAAAGGACTTTCAAAAAAGGGCATTAATAAATTAAGAGATTTTCAGAAAAAAGCTTTAGATTATAAAGACAAGTCTGTTATTTTAACAGCATCGACAGGTATGGGAAAAACTGAGTTTGCTCTAAATTGGGTAGCAGGAGATAAGGCTTTCTACACTCTACCTGTTCGTGTCTCTGTAAACTCAATGTATGAAAGAATATCAAACATTTTTGGAAAAGATAACGTAGGAATTCTCCATGCCAATACAATGGATTTTTATCTTAATCAAGCTGAAAACTTAGAAGACAACGGAATAGAAGTTTTGATAAATCAAGTCCAATCAGTAAGACAGTTATCCATGCCAATCACAGTCTCAACGGCAGACCAAATATTCTTAGCAACATTAAAATATCCAGGCTTTGAAAAAATATACGCAACTCTAACCTACTCAAAAGTAATCGTAGATGAACCACAAGGCTACTCTCCCGACACTTTGGCAGTAATCATTAAAGGACTTGAAGAAATATCCAATCTTAGCGGAAAATTTTGCTTAATGACAGCAACGATGCATCCGTTCATAAAAGAGTATCTAAAAGATAAAGCAGAAATATTAGAGCCGGTATTTAATCCAGAGAAAAAACATAAAATCAAGCTTGTAGACAAAACAGTTGACGAGATGGTGGATTTTGCCATAAAAGAATACCAAAAAGGCAAGAAAGTATTAATACTTACAAATACTGTAAGAAAAGCACAGGAAGTTTACAATGCTTTAAAAGATTTAAATCAGCCGATACAATTTAATCTTTTACACTCATTATACATTCAAAGCAAAAAAAGAGAAAAAGAAATGCAGATACAAAACACAACCGAGCCGGTAATTTGGATTTCTACTCAAATAGTAGAAGCATCCTTAGACATTGATTATGATTTACTGATTACCGAACTTTCTACAGCCGACAGCCTTATACAGAGAATGGGAAGAGTTTACAGAAAAATAGGAAGAACTATCACTCCAGACAACCAACCAAACATAATCATCTGCACAAAAGAGCCATCAGGTAAAGGTAAAGTTTATGACAAAGAGATTGTAGAGGATACTCTCAAAGAACTTGAAAAATACGATGAAAAAATCCTTACAGAAGATATAAAACAAGAGATTGTCAGCAATGTTTTTGGCATAGATAAAATTAGAAACACAAACTTTTATAAAAAATTTGATAAAAATATGAGACTTTTAGAACTTGGCTTTATGGCAGACAGCAAGTCAGAAGCACAAGATATATTTAGAGATATTATGAATTTATCGGTCATTCCAAAAGTGATTTTTGATGAAAATCAAGAAGAAATAAACGCTCTTTTAGAAAAAATTAGACAAAAAGATAAAATAGAAAGAATAAAAGCTTTGCAAGAGTTAAACGATTTTACAGTATCAGCACAGTTTTATAGAGTAAAAAATATAATTCCACTTGACAAAGAAATTTTCTTATCAGACATTCCATACAATGATGAGCTTGGCTTTAATTTGATAGATAAAGACTACAGAGAGATTGGAGAAATTCTATAATTGGATTTAGAGACTCTAAAAGAGATAAGAATCACAGGCTTAAAAGTAAATTACTACTACATCTGCAAAAGAAAGTTATGGCTTTTTTCTAAAAATCTTAGCTTTGAGAAAAACAATGATAAAATCATTCTCGGTCAAATACTTCATGAAAATTATTATAAATCAGAAAAAGAGAGGGATATTTTAATCCAGGATTTAATCTCCATTGATATAGTTGATGATGATTACATAAGAGAGGTTAAATCTTCTGATAAAATGGAAAAAGCAGATATGATGCAGGTTGTATACTATCTGTACGTTTTAAAACAGCTTGGAATTGAAAAAGTTGGACTTATAAACTATCCAAAGCAGAAAAAGAAAAAAGAAGTTTATCTAACAAAACAGTTGGAGCAGGAGCTTTTAGAAGCTTTAAAAGGTATAGAAAAAATCGTCAATCAATCTAAGCCACCAAAATTAGAAAAACTTCCTTACTGTAAAAAATGTTCGTACTTTGAATTTTGCTTTGCATGAGAGGTTTTTATATGTCAAGAAGGTATTATATAAACAACAGCGGAAGGCTAAAAAGAAAAGAAAATACAATATTTTTTGAAATCAACGAAAATGAAAGAAAGATAATTCCAATAAACGATATAGACAGTATTTATATCTTTGGAGAGGTAGATTTAAACACAAAAGTTTTAAACTATTTGGCACAGAATGATATTCCTGTTCACATATTTAACTATTACGGCTACTATTCAGGGTCATTTTTGCCAAGAAAGAAAAATGTCTCAGGAATTTTGCTTGTAAGTCAAGTAAGCCACTATACAGATTACAATAAGCGCCTTTATTTAGCAAAAAGTTTTATAGAAGGAGGAGTTTATCATATTCTTAGAAATCTAAAAAACAATCAAGCAGATGAAGAGATAGAAAAAATCAACAAGCTTTTAAAGAATTTATCTGATGCAAACTCAATAGAAGAAGTCATGGCAGTTGAAGGAAATATTAGAAATATTTATTACCAATCATTTAATAATATCATTAAAAATCAAGACTTTAAGATAGATAAAAGAGAGTATAACCCACCAACCAATCCTATCAACGCTTTGATTTCTTTTGGCAACTCTGTATTGTACAGTGTTATATTATCAGAGATTTATAAAACACACTTAGAGCCAACCATTAGCTACCTACACGAACCATCAGAAAGAAGATTCTCTTTAAGCTTAGATATATCAGAAATCTTTAAACCGTTAATAGTGGATACGGTTATTTTTAATCTTTTAGAATATGGAACGATAAATCTTTCTCATTTTAATCAAGATTTGAATTTAAGCTATTTAAATGATGAAGGAAGAAAGATTTTTTTAAGATATTTAGAGGATAAGTTAGAAACAACGATTAAGCATAGGACATTGCAGAGAAATGTAAGTTATAGAACATTAATAAGGCTTGAATGCTATAAGTTGATTAAGCATTTGCTTGGTGAAGAAGAATATAAGCCATTAAAGGCATGGTGGTAAGATGTTTGTGATTATTTGCTACGATATTACAGAC includes the following:
- the cas7i gene encoding type I-B CRISPR-associated protein Cas7/Cst2/DevR yields the protein MKGLTLTVIFEASSLNYGETVGNISELKKLTRDGEVYTYMSRQALRYEVFRKLRELYNVDADKEVPLSDEKGTIQFKPTANIKDYVEVDLFGYMKTDKGKGSLTRSAVVRFSPAISLSPMAFDVEFGANHDFAKRAKTDPNPFQFEVHSSLYTYTVAIDLDRVGVDPNDGLELDGTEKARRVNMVLDALKILDREIKGRTENLSPLFVIGGLYPVKNPFFLGRIKVNYDRNQRKYSLNTKEIESVLGLKLNGNSVKDYTSCGLVEGFWANEDHIIQNLNGKTISDFFEELKSKVNQHYNVRRET
- the cas4 gene encoding CRISPR-associated protein Cas4, which codes for MDLETLKEIRITGLKVNYYYICKRKLWLFSKNLSFEKNNDKIILGQILHENYYKSEKERDILIQDLISIDIVDDDYIREVKSSDKMEKADMMQVVYYLYVLKQLGIEKVGLINYPKQKKKKEVYLTKQLEQELLEALKGIEKIVNQSKPPKLEKLPYCKKCSYFEFCFA
- the cas8a1 gene encoding type I-B CRISPR-associated protein Cas8b1/Cst1; protein product: MEKIYLGDWLYNAGIVGFLRINNHLWDVKDTKLISKDENLLKIEDNYIEIDRKIFDGFTDRFFDYAFNLYGRYDRKLNRFKELLENLNDGTFKDVYKDFKEEVNGFTLLKNKLGDIKAENSQELKDLIEKAIRILEQDKEEFLESDVQIFLRSFNGQKSFLNKTITKDRKKKFYEDFEEPLKTDSNQKDKKFTCVICGERPAKKDTNYDTGFSPVFGLNKDAVNFAWNFNTKLPSCDICEIVYFCYFAGLTELNGKYYFVNLDDSVESLMLANNLFKEELEKSPENPFIDFFTEYLLRIKKSQAKYTLSNINFLETEFKETLPKVFSFNIDYKTAEFIEENHENLKSLSKSFFILPDKTRVYILTEFLNLILKKDLNYGLLYKIFKSATQDKAYVSNYNLQRLIIMYLLYKQKVGGKEMGLEEKSLWAMYMQGKNLLERLKERDAENKIQSIAYKLLNALKIGDVNQFMDVMMRVHMAYDLEVPGLLIKALQDKDNFYLLGYSFLNGLLGKENKLQEDNQ
- the cas1b gene encoding type I-B CRISPR-associated endonuclease Cas1b, translated to MSRRYYINNSGRLKRKENTIFFEINENERKIIPINDIDSIYIFGEVDLNTKVLNYLAQNDIPVHIFNYYGYYSGSFLPRKKNVSGILLVSQVSHYTDYNKRLYLAKSFIEGGVYHILRNLKNNQADEEIEKINKLLKNLSDANSIEEVMAVEGNIRNIYYQSFNNIIKNQDFKIDKREYNPPTNPINALISFGNSVLYSVILSEIYKTHLEPTISYLHEPSERRFSLSLDISEIFKPLIVDTVIFNLLEYGTINLSHFNQDLNLSYLNDEGRKIFLRYLEDKLETTIKHRTLQRNVSYRTLIRLECYKLIKHLLGEEEYKPLKAWW
- the cas5b gene encoding type I-B CRISPR-associated protein Cas5b; the encoded protein is MRVLRVKLYQEFACYRKPMTYGFWETYPLPPLSTVKGFFHNVVEAKEYIPARYGIQGKFKSVVLDMQSMYKFGRKDSENKGVYIEGFNKPLLKSPIYVSNLYAVELTIYIESKLEHLEKFRENLLNLEYPSLGRKEDLVRVDSVDMVELTERDLFEDSYYIKNGIYFSKEKAKELEVNGINYRMNFYYESKNGMRFFKKKDVVYVDNKNLEFGSILYDKEEDKVVDLIGD
- the cas3 gene encoding CRISPR-associated helicase Cas3' gives rise to the protein MNQYIAKLSGNIKQTLQEHTEKLLENFEILKKYIQLDEETEKAVYLACLFHDIGKASKEFQAKITKQKPQPKQEIPHNLLSAVIFYFLRRYFKDNPDLFRKIQYAVAYHHDRYDADVDKSKPILEDFVVRVENDLKDWILEKLKIYEITQLNIDKSKLIDGLRSALGFKKQILRNENLLKDKKTILIKGLLHRLDHAASADVEVEKGLIEDYQSVFIKGLSKKGINKLRDFQKKALDYKDKSVILTASTGMGKTEFALNWVAGDKAFYTLPVRVSVNSMYERISNIFGKDNVGILHANTMDFYLNQAENLEDNGIEVLINQVQSVRQLSMPITVSTADQIFLATLKYPGFEKIYATLTYSKVIVDEPQGYSPDTLAVIIKGLEEISNLSGKFCLMTATMHPFIKEYLKDKAEILEPVFNPEKKHKIKLVDKTVDEMVDFAIKEYQKGKKVLILTNTVRKAQEVYNALKDLNQPIQFNLLHSLYIQSKKREKEMQIQNTTEPVIWISTQIVEASLDIDYDLLITELSTADSLIQRMGRVYRKIGRTITPDNQPNIIICTKEPSGKGKVYDKEIVEDTLKELEKYDEKILTEDIKQEIVSNVFGIDKIRNTNFYKKFDKNMRLLELGFMADSKSEAQDIFRDIMNLSVIPKVIFDENQEEINALLEKIRQKDKIERIKALQELNDFTVSAQFYRVKNIIPLDKEIFLSDIPYNDELGFNLIDKDYREIGEIL